A window of Candidatus Nitrospira allomarina genomic DNA:
CCCGCAACGTACTGGTTGGCTTCAGTGTGACTTTGATCACGTTAACTCTCTGTCCTCAACCAACACGGGGAGAAACCTCTTTTTTACCTCCCAATGATTCCACTGAGACCCTTACGTTTAATTATGCAATTGCGAATAGCTACTCTCGCCCAGCAACCCCAATTGAGGCTCAACCGTTTGAGACGAGCACAAACCAGACCAATCAACAATCGTCTATCCTCATAAAACAAACTGGGGAAACTCCAGGCATGCCAGGGTTACCTACCAAGGATGACCCGAATCAGTCATCTGCAGAAGCCCTAGCTCGAACCCCAGAAAACCAGATTCAATCATCGAATCCTGTAAAACCCGTTGTTCCCTTATCAGTTGATGTTTCTCAGGAATCTAACGCTTCCCAAGATCAACGGATATTTTTATCTGACGAGAACAAATTTGAAGCCCTCGACACTCAACCTCAATTTTCAATTAACGCCTCCACAAAATTACGTTTTTACCCTGCTGACTCATCTGAGCAACGGTCGCAAGTTGCCCTAGCTCGATTTGCCAAAGTTTTCGATCAAACATGGGAAGCGCCCCACCAGAGAAAGCCTGGGACTTATGGCACCATTCCCCTTGTTCTGAACGATGCCGTAGAGAAAAATCTTGAATATTTTCAGTATGGAATTCATGAACGATTTCAATCGTATCTTGACCGCTTTCATCATTACCAAGATCTTGTAGAACCCGTTTTTCGTGAACTGGGCCTCCCGCCGGAACTCATGTATCTCTCACTCGTTGAGAGTGGGTTCAACCCACGTGCATTTTCTCGATCACGTGCTTCCGGCCCCTGGCAATTTATGAAAGGGACTGGGCGTGTGTATGGCCTCGATGTCGACTGGTATTTGGATGAACGGCGGGATCCGATTAAATCCACAGTTGCTGCCGCTCATCATCTTCGAGATTTATATGACCAATTTGGCTCCTGGCCTTTGGCCCTGGGGGCGTATAATGCGGGAAGCGGAAAAATTTCGCGGGCCATCAAAAAAACGGGCACCCGTGACTTTTGGAAGATTCGACGGTCACGCTATATAAGACGTGAAACCAAAGACTATGTGCCTCGATTTATTGCAGCAACCCTTATTGCCCAAAATCCTACAGCCTATGGATTCACGACTCCGGACGGTGATCGGCATGAATTTGAAGAAGTTCTGATTACGAAACGCGTTCATCTTTCAGCCGTCACCCAACAAACTGGTATTCCCGTTGAGGAACTCCAACGGCTGAACCCTGAACTTCGACGCAGTATCGTGCCCAGCCTTTCGACTCCTGGTTATTATTTAAAGGTACCCCTTGGAATGGCCTCGCTTGTTGAGGAACTCCATCCGACGCTCGCTGTCTGGACACAACCTCCTCCCCCACCAACCGAATGGCATACGGTCAGACGGGGAGAGAGTTTATCGGTTGTAGCCAAACGATATAGAATGAAAGTGAGTCAACTGAAAGAAATGAATAACTTGCGGAGCAATATAATACGAGTCGGAACCAAACTCCGGGTTCGTGGCGAGGGTAGTGACGATGATGCTGACTCGGAAATTACCTGGTATCGCGTTCGATCCGGGGATTCCCTGGGAAGCATTGCCACTCGATTTAGAAAATCCGTCAACTCACTGATGAGACTGAACAATCTCTCTAGCCATATTATTCATCCAGGAGATCGGTTACGCGTAAAAGGGGAACCTTCGGTCAGCCCTTCGAACAATAACAACTCTAAATGGTATAAGGTCAGACGGGGAGATAGTTTATGGACGATTGCCAGACAATTTAGTATGAGTGTGAACGATTTGCGAGCACTCAACAACCTCTCTTCCAGCATTATCCAAGCTGGCCACATGTTAATGGTCAGCCAATAACCCACCTAATCGGGTTAAACGACTGAACCCATACTATTTTCCCTCTCCTTTATCCTGAACTTGTGGATTTTCAGGACTGCTCTTCTCGGTTCCATCCAGGTCGTTTGTTTCCGAGGAAGGAGAATCTTTGGCTTCTTCGGGCGCTAATACCTCCACCCGAAGAGCGGCTTCCGAGGCAAACGGAGATAAAGGAAATTCCTGGATAACCTTTTTATACTGCTCCACCGCTTCACTAATATTATCATCTGACTCTGCAATCTTCGCCAGCTCAAAAACTACCTGGTCTTTATTTAACGCATGTGGATTGGAAAGCACTGCCTCAAAAGCTTTTAGGGCGGCCTCTCGATTGCCATTAAGTAAATAGGCAAACCCCAATCGTTGCTGAACTAATCCAAGGAGGATCTGATTTTGCCCATATTCCTTGACCCATGAAGTATAGACATCTATCGCCCCCTGGTAATTTTTCTCCTCAATCATGCTGTTTCCCAATAAAAATGAGGAGACTCCCGCGCTAGGCGTACCGGGAAATTGATCAAGGATGTCTTTGAACATGCCTGAAGCCTTTTGAATATTCTCTTGACCCTTTTTGACATCATCCATAGGACGATCCAAATAGACTGTTTGCGCCTGGCCTTCCAATTCCCAGGCTTGTTCTTGATTGTTTTGATTGAGCCAAATCAATGTCACTACCGCCACAATCACTGCCAGACTAAGAAAAATTCCTCCCCATACCAATGCCCGGTGCTCTTCGACAAAAAACAAAAACCGTTCTTTACTAGACAGAAACTGGGCTGGTTCCCCCATCGGAGATTTATTGCCAAGGTCCTTAATTTTATATCCCATAATTATTTTTCCCTCTCGTCACAGGACGACCCCATATTTTTTTTGCATGACGCATTGATCTAGGCGTGATGCCTTATACCCACGTGCCCTGATCATGTCAAACAGTATTCCACACTATTCCATTTGAGTTGACAAGGTCTAACTCACTGTTATAATAGAATAATTGCAGTGTTCTATTTTTAGGCGGATAGCTCAGCTGGCAGAGCGCTGCCTTTACACGGCAGATGTCGCAGGTTCGATCCCTGTTCCGCCTACCAAATATATTTTTTTGGCTTATGGTCTTCTTGATCTGATATATTACGAAATTCTTCATCGACTCCATTTCCTCTTTGAATGAATGCGTGGGCTATTTGCCCAAGATCAAAAAAATTTTCGGGGCCGTCGTTCAGCTAGGTTTAGGACGCCAGATTGTCAATCTGGAGGTCGCGGGTTCAAATCCCGTCGGCCCCGCCATACCTCATCTCGCAGTGGTTTATTTCTGTATCAATTATCCCCTGTTTAGATTCTGATCAGCCTAGAGGAGGTCGAAAAACAATCTATGACCTTTGCTGCCAATCCCTCTGAGTTCTTTGGATCTTTGGGCCTGCTATCAATTGTCATTCTTTTTATCCTGTCAATTTTTTCCGTGATTTCATGGGGAATCATCGTGAATAGATTCAGGCGATTTAGTCGCATCCGACAGGAAGAATCACAATTTCTACAATTGTATGAACAAAATCCCATCGACCAGCACACCTTAAGAAGCCAGGCTCAAACCTTAACTTACAGCCCAAGCTCAGTAGTATATTTGGGCATTACGGACCGCTTGCCAGAATCTTCCGATCTCTTCACCTCGAGACCTTCCATAGAAGGCAAACAGGCAGAGCGCTCCCCTAACCGACAGTATTTGGAAAAGGTCGCTCAATACATTATCCAGAACCAAATCGGTCAACAGGAAGCCTATTTACCTTTTTTGGCGACCACAGGAAATCTGACTCCATTTATTGGTCTCCTTGGAACCGTCTTGGGCATTATCAATGCCTTCCATGAAATCGGCCTTCAAGGTTCAGCGAGCATTGCCGCAGTTGCTCCTGGAGTTTCTGAAGCACTAGTGGCCACTGCTGCTGGACTATTTGCCGCAATTCCTGCTGTGATGGCCTACAACTATTTTCTCTCAAGAATTCGAAAAATGTCCTTCAGAGTCGAGGCGTTTACAATTGAATTTCTCAATACG
This region includes:
- a CDS encoding lytic transglycosylase domain-containing protein, whose protein sequence is MPGLPTKDDPNQSSAEALARTPENQIQSSNPVKPVVPLSVDVSQESNASQDQRIFLSDENKFEALDTQPQFSINASTKLRFYPADSSEQRSQVALARFAKVFDQTWEAPHQRKPGTYGTIPLVLNDAVEKNLEYFQYGIHERFQSYLDRFHHYQDLVEPVFRELGLPPELMYLSLVESGFNPRAFSRSRASGPWQFMKGTGRVYGLDVDWYLDERRDPIKSTVAAAHHLRDLYDQFGSWPLALGAYNAGSGKISRAIKKTGTRDFWKIRRSRYIRRETKDYVPRFIAATLIAQNPTAYGFTTPDGDRHEFEEVLITKRVHLSAVTQQTGIPVEELQRLNPELRRSIVPSLSTPGYYLKVPLGMASLVEELHPTLAVWTQPPPPPTEWHTVRRGESLSVVAKRYRMKVSQLKEMNNLRSNIIRVGTKLRVRGEGSDDDADSEITWYRVRSGDSLGSIATRFRKSVNSLMRLNNLSSHIIHPGDRLRVKGEPSVSPSNNNNSKWYKVRRGDSLWTIARQFSMSVNDLRALNNLSSSIIQAGHMLMVSQ
- a CDS encoding tetratricopeptide repeat protein gives rise to the protein MGYKIKDLGNKSPMGEPAQFLSSKERFLFFVEEHRALVWGGIFLSLAVIVAVVTLIWLNQNNQEQAWELEGQAQTVYLDRPMDDVKKGQENIQKASGMFKDILDQFPGTPSAGVSSFLLGNSMIEEKNYQGAIDVYTSWVKEYGQNQILLGLVQQRLGFAYLLNGNREAALKAFEAVLSNPHALNKDQVVFELAKIAESDDNISEAVEQYKKVIQEFPLSPFASEAALRVEVLAPEEAKDSPSSETNDLDGTEKSSPENPQVQDKGEGK
- a CDS encoding MotA/TolQ/ExbB proton channel family protein, which encodes MTFAANPSEFFGSLGLLSIVILFILSIFSVISWGIIVNRFRRFSRIRQEESQFLQLYEQNPIDQHTLRSQAQTLTYSPSSVVYLGITDRLPESSDLFTSRPSIEGKQAERSPNRQYLEKVAQYIIQNQIGQQEAYLPFLATTGNLTPFIGLLGTVLGIINAFHEIGLQGSASIAAVAPGVSEALVATAAGLFAAIPAVMAYNYFLSRIRKMSFRVEAFTIEFLNTIEEAEKAYEVEVTR